From a region of the Brockia lithotrophica genome:
- a CDS encoding class I SAM-dependent methyltransferase, protein MEHYFTRDPGAPHALRRLEVVLRGERLVFWTDRGVFSPERIDRGTRLLAEVFQAPDGARILDLGAGYGVLGIVAARVVPQAEVWMLEVNRRAAELAERNARENRVERVHVVVGEDLDVLPPDLRFHTVLTNPPIRAGQALVFSLYRQALARLIPGGELWTVVRTRQGAERHLAFLADLAGEAELVARGGGYRVFRAARRRNFGE, encoded by the coding sequence GTGGAGCACTACTTCACCCGCGATCCGGGAGCACCGCATGCCCTGCGCCGTCTGGAGGTCGTGCTTCGGGGGGAAAGGCTGGTCTTTTGGACGGATCGCGGGGTGTTTTCGCCGGAGCGGATCGACCGGGGGACGCGGCTTCTCGCGGAGGTGTTCCAAGCTCCGGACGGCGCCCGGATCCTCGATCTTGGCGCTGGGTACGGGGTTTTGGGCATCGTGGCGGCCCGCGTCGTCCCGCAGGCGGAGGTGTGGATGCTCGAGGTGAACCGTCGTGCCGCTGAGCTTGCGGAGCGCAACGCCCGCGAAAACAGGGTGGAGCGCGTCCACGTCGTCGTCGGCGAGGACCTCGACGTTCTCCCTCCCGACCTCAGGTTTCATACCGTGCTCACGAATCCTCCCATTCGCGCAGGGCAGGCGCTCGTCTTTTCCCTCTACCGGCAAGCCCTCGCGCGCTTGATCCCCGGAGGCGAGCTTTGGACGGTCGTGCGCACGCGCCAGGGTGCCGAGCGGCACCTCGCCTTTCTCGCCGACCTCGCCGGGGAGGCGGAACTCGTCGCCCGCGGCGGCGGATACCGCGTGTTTCGTGCCGCGCGGCGGCGGAATTTTGGGGAGTAG
- the rplL gene encoding 50S ribosomal protein L7/L12 — protein MDVKAFIEEIKKMTVAELNELVKALEEEFGVSAVAPVAAMPVAGAAAAAPAEAKAEEKTSFDVILKSAGQAKINVIKVVREITGLGLKEAKDLVDGAPKPVKEGVSKEEAEAIKKKLEEAGAEVELK, from the coding sequence GTGGACGTCAAGGCGTTCATCGAAGAGATCAAGAAGATGACGGTTGCGGAGCTCAACGAGCTCGTCAAGGCCCTCGAAGAGGAATTTGGCGTGAGCGCCGTAGCTCCTGTTGCGGCGATGCCGGTTGCGGGCGCGGCGGCGGCTGCCCCTGCCGAGGCGAAGGCGGAGGAAAAGACCTCGTTCGACGTGATCCTGAAGAGCGCAGGTCAGGCAAAGATCAACGTGATCAAGGTCGTCCGCGAAATCACGGGCCTCGGGCTTAAGGAGGCCAAGGACCTTGTTGACGGCGCGCCCAAGCCGGTTAAGGAGGGCGTGAGCAAGGAGGAGGCCGAGGCGATCAAGAAGAAGCTCGAAGAAGCGGGCGCCGAAGTCGAACTCAAGTAA
- the rplJ gene encoding 50S ribosomal protein L10, whose amino-acid sequence MAHWVVKGAERPEKVALVEEIREKIGRSQGVYLVEYRGIPVATLSGFRRRVREAGGELVVYKNTLFRLAAAAAGIRGLEGYLTGPTIFAFAYGDAAAMAKLLFELTKEHEGFQVKAGWVEGRVYDRDGVDAIAKLPPREVLLAQLVGGIQAPITRFVGTLQSLTHTPLRNLRYGLEEVAKLKAQAS is encoded by the coding sequence TTGGCCCACTGGGTCGTAAAAGGTGCGGAGCGTCCGGAAAAGGTGGCTCTGGTCGAGGAGATCCGGGAGAAGATCGGCCGCAGCCAAGGGGTGTACCTCGTAGAGTACCGGGGGATCCCCGTGGCCACGTTGTCCGGATTCCGGCGGCGCGTTCGGGAGGCGGGCGGCGAGCTCGTCGTCTACAAGAACACCCTTTTCCGCCTTGCCGCTGCCGCCGCGGGGATTCGAGGTTTGGAGGGGTACCTCACAGGGCCGACGATTTTTGCCTTTGCCTACGGCGATGCTGCGGCGATGGCGAAGCTCCTCTTCGAACTTACCAAGGAGCACGAGGGCTTCCAGGTGAAGGCCGGATGGGTGGAGGGGCGCGTGTACGACCGCGACGGCGTCGACGCGATCGCCAAGCTTCCCCCGCGGGAAGTACTCCTCGCCCAACTCGTCGGTGGGATTCAGGCGCCCATCACGCGGTTCGTCGGAACGCTTCAGAGCCTCACCCATACCCCGCTGCGGAATCTGCGGTATGGTCTCGAGGAAGTCGCCAAGCTCAAGGCGCAGGCTTCGTAG
- the rplA gene encoding 50S ribosomal protein L1, translated as MPKRGKNYLEALKLVEKDRRYSVREAIELVKRTSYASFDATVEAAVRLGVDVRKADQQVRGTVVLPHGTGKTMRVLVFAKGDKAKEAQEAGADIVGAEELVSRIEQGFLDFDVAVATPDMMGLVGRLGKILGPRGLMPNPKTGTVTQDVAKAVREIKMGRVEFRTDKQGNVHIPIGKVSFPTEHLEENLRAFLDQLKRLKPAAARGQYIRNVTLSATMGPGIPVDLSEIA; from the coding sequence ATGCCCAAGCGCGGGAAGAACTACTTGGAAGCGCTCAAGCTCGTGGAAAAGGACCGCCGGTACAGTGTGCGGGAGGCCATCGAACTGGTAAAGCGCACGTCGTACGCCTCCTTTGACGCGACGGTAGAGGCGGCGGTGCGCCTTGGCGTGGACGTGCGTAAGGCCGACCAGCAGGTGCGCGGGACGGTCGTCCTTCCCCACGGGACGGGGAAGACGATGCGCGTCCTCGTGTTCGCCAAGGGGGACAAGGCGAAAGAGGCGCAGGAGGCCGGTGCGGATATCGTGGGGGCGGAGGAGCTCGTCTCCCGGATCGAACAGGGCTTCCTCGACTTCGACGTCGCCGTAGCCACCCCGGACATGATGGGTCTCGTCGGCCGCCTCGGGAAGATTCTCGGGCCGCGGGGACTCATGCCGAACCCGAAGACGGGGACGGTGACCCAAGACGTAGCGAAGGCCGTGCGCGAGATCAAGATGGGGCGCGTGGAGTTCCGCACCGACAAGCAGGGCAACGTCCACATCCCCATCGGCAAGGTGTCCTTCCCCACGGAACACCTCGAAGAAAACTTGCGCGCCTTTTTGGACCAGTTGAAGCGGCTCAAGCCCGCCGCCGCGCGAGGCCAGTACATTCGAAACGTCACGTTGAGCGCGACGATGGGTCCTGGGATTCCCGTGGATCTGAGCGAAATCGCCTGA
- the rplK gene encoding 50S ribosomal protein L11 gives MAKKVVKVIKLQIPGGKASPAPPVGPALGQAGVNIMAFVKEFNARTADMAGSIVPVEITVYEDRSFTFVTKTPPASDLLKKAAGVEKGSGEPNKRIVGKISREKLREIAALKMKDLNANSLEAAMSMIEGTARSMGIVVED, from the coding sequence GTGGCAAAGAAGGTCGTCAAAGTCATCAAACTCCAGATCCCTGGTGGGAAAGCTTCCCCGGCTCCGCCCGTAGGTCCGGCTTTGGGGCAGGCGGGAGTCAACATCATGGCCTTCGTCAAGGAGTTCAACGCCCGAACGGCGGACATGGCTGGCTCGATCGTGCCGGTGGAGATCACCGTGTACGAGGACCGGTCGTTTACCTTTGTGACGAAGACGCCGCCGGCATCCGACCTGCTCAAAAAGGCCGCGGGCGTGGAAAAGGGCTCGGGAGAACCCAACAAGCGGATCGTGGGCAAGATCTCCCGCGAGAAGCTGCGGGAAATCGCCGCCCTCAAGATGAAGGATTTGAACGCGAATTCCCTCGAGGCGGCGATGAGCATGATCGAGGGAACCGCCCGGAGCATGGGCATCGTCGTCGAGGACTAA
- the nusG gene encoding transcription termination/antitermination protein NusG has product MDVGEEPQWYVVHTFSGYENKVKANLEKRVQSMGMQDRIFRVVVPTEEVEEVKNGKVHKHERRIFPGYVLVEMIMTDESWYVVRNTPGVTGFVGAQGPGMKPLPLSPEEAERILARLGVETPRTEVSFRVGDRVEVREGPLEGMYGVVDHVDEVRKKVRVLVDFFGRETPVELDFHQVERH; this is encoded by the coding sequence ATGGACGTGGGCGAAGAGCCGCAATGGTACGTTGTGCACACGTTTTCTGGGTATGAAAACAAGGTCAAGGCGAACCTCGAAAAGCGCGTGCAGTCCATGGGGATGCAGGACCGCATCTTTCGCGTGGTCGTACCTACGGAAGAGGTCGAAGAGGTAAAAAACGGCAAGGTACATAAACACGAACGCCGGATCTTCCCGGGGTACGTCCTCGTGGAGATGATCATGACCGACGAATCGTGGTACGTCGTCCGGAACACACCGGGCGTCACGGGGTTCGTCGGCGCCCAAGGTCCTGGAATGAAGCCGCTCCCCCTTTCCCCGGAGGAGGCAGAGCGCATACTCGCGCGCCTCGGCGTGGAGACCCCGCGAACAGAGGTCTCGTTTCGCGTCGGCGACCGGGTAGAGGTGCGTGAGGGTCCGCTCGAGGGGATGTACGGCGTGGTGGACCACGTGGACGAGGTTCGGAAAAAGGTGCGCGTCCTCGTGGACTTTTTTGGCCGTGAGACTCCCGTAGAGCTCGACTTCCACCAGGTGGAGCGCCACTGA
- the secE gene encoding preprotein translocase subunit SecE, with the protein MGVAARIGAAYRQMRTFFRESVAELKKVRWPTRKELATYTYVVLATVAIVALFFYGLDVLLAFLVRTFLW; encoded by the coding sequence GTGGGGGTTGCGGCGAGGATCGGGGCGGCGTACCGGCAGATGCGGACCTTTTTCCGCGAGAGCGTTGCGGAGCTCAAAAAGGTTCGCTGGCCCACGCGGAAGGAACTCGCGACGTACACGTACGTCGTACTCGCCACCGTTGCGATCGTGGCGTTGTTCTTCTACGGGCTGGACGTGCTCCTCGCATTTCTCGTCCGAACCTTCCTCTGGTGA
- the rpmG gene encoding 50S ribosomal protein L33, giving the protein MRVVVTLECTQCKRRNYATTKNKQKHPERLELRKYCKYCRTHTLHRETK; this is encoded by the coding sequence GTGCGCGTCGTAGTCACGTTGGAATGCACGCAGTGCAAGCGTCGGAACTACGCGACGACGAAGAACAAGCAGAAGCACCCGGAACGTCTGGAACTCCGGAAGTACTGCAAGTACTGCCGGACGCACACCCTCCACCGGGAAACGAAGTGA
- the sigH gene encoding RNA polymerase sporulation sigma factor SigH encodes MRLVQLGHSEALDVLLDRYRTFVRVKARSYFLVGADREDIVQEGMIGFFKAIRDFRDDRPSSFRAFAEMCVTRQMITAVKTATRQKHLPLNSYVSLDKPIYEDEFSERTLLDVLGDEAESDPLVHLVREEERRELGERLREILSDFEKNVLLLYLDGNSYQEIAERLHRQVKAVDNALQRIKRKLERLLKTNSEAREE; translated from the coding sequence GTGCGCCTCGTGCAGCTCGGCCACAGCGAGGCGCTCGACGTATTGCTCGACCGGTACCGAACGTTCGTCCGCGTAAAGGCGCGATCGTATTTTCTCGTAGGCGCGGATCGGGAGGACATCGTGCAAGAGGGGATGATCGGTTTTTTCAAAGCGATTCGGGATTTCCGCGACGACCGACCCTCGTCTTTCCGCGCCTTTGCCGAGATGTGCGTGACGCGCCAGATGATCACAGCCGTAAAGACGGCGACGCGGCAAAAGCACCTTCCGCTCAACTCCTACGTCTCTTTGGACAAGCCCATCTACGAAGATGAGTTTTCCGAGCGCACCCTCCTCGACGTCTTGGGGGATGAGGCAGAGTCGGATCCCCTAGTTCACCTCGTGCGCGAGGAGGAACGCCGAGAACTCGGGGAAAGGCTTCGGGAAATCCTGAGCGACTTTGAAAAGAACGTCCTCCTCCTCTACCTCGACGGAAATTCGTACCAAGAAATTGCCGAACGCCTCCACCGCCAGGTGAAGGCGGTTGACAACGCCCTTCAGCGCATCAAGCGCAAACTCGAGCGACTTCTCAAAACCAACTCTGAAGCGCGCGAGGAGTGA